GTGTATCGCGCGAAGAGCTATCACGAGCTCGCGAACGAAGTGAAACGACTCGGCAAGGCATTCATCGCGCTCGATCAAAAGCCGGGTTTTACTGTGTGTATTCTCGGATTCAATCGAAGCGAGTGGGTTGCTTTCGACGTGGCCGCGATGAGTGTCGGCGGCGTTCCCGCGGGGATTTACACGACGTGTTCACCCGAGGAAGTGCAATACATCATCAACCACGCCGAATCGCAGGTCGTGCTGCTCGAGAACAAGGCGCAGTTCGAGAAGGTCGCGCAGAAACTCGCCGAGCTGCCCAAATTGAAGCACATCGTGATGATGTCGGGCGCCGAGCCCATCGATCATCCGATGGTGATCACGTACGAGGCATTTCTCGAGAAGGGCGCAAACGTCACGGAAAAGGCGTTTTTCGAGCGTCTCGATGCACTCGAACCCCAGGGCCTCGCGACACTCATTTACACCTCGGGCACGACCGGTCCGCCGAAGGGCGTGATGCTTTCGCACAAAAACCTCACGTGGACGGCGGATAGCGCCCGAGAGCTCGTGGGTGGCAACGCAAACGACGTCATGCTTTCGTATTTGCCTCTGTCGCACATTGCGGAGCAGATGTTCTCGATACACGCTGCACTTACGATCGGTGGAGGGGTATACTTTGCCGAAAGTATCGAAAAAGTGCCGGAAAACCTGAAGGAAGTCCAACCGACGCTGTTTTTCGGAGTACCCCGTATTTGGGAAAAGTTTTACGCGGGTGTTACGGGAAAACTGAAGGACGCCAAAGGTGCAAAAAAGGCGCTCGTCGAGTGGGCCATGGATGTCGCGCGCGACGCGAACGCGCTCAAGATGCGTGGCCAAGAGCCGAGCGGAGTGCTCGCGCTCCAATACAAACTTGCGCAAAAGCTCGTCTTCCAAAAACTCAAAACCGCCATTGGCATGTCGCGCGCGCGCGTATGCGTGAGTGGAGCGGCACCCATTGCCAAAGACGTGCTCGAGTTTTTCCTGGGTCTGGACATCATCGTCAGCGAAGTGTACGGACAATCGGAAGACACGGGGCCGACATCGTTCGGCGTGCCGGGCAACATCAGGCTCGGAAGTGTCGGTACGAAGCTCAAGGGAATCGAAGTCAAAATTGCCGAGGACGGCGAAATCCTCGTCAAAGGTCCCAATGTGTTTCTGGGCTATTACAAGGAGCCCGAAGCGACGGCCGAGACGCTACAAGACGGCTGGCTGCATTCGGGCGACCTTGGGAAATTCGACTCCGATGGATTCCTTTGGATCACCGGGCGCAAGAAGGAAATCATCATCACGGCAGGTGGGAAAAACATCACGCCGAAAAA
The Polyangiaceae bacterium genome window above contains:
- a CDS encoding long-chain fatty acid--CoA ligase, which codes for MATPIDSIPRRLFNQAERRPDAAAHHIKKGGVYRAKSYHELANEVKRLGKAFIALDQKPGFTVCILGFNRSEWVAFDVAAMSVGGVPAGIYTTCSPEEVQYIINHAESQVVLLENKAQFEKVAQKLAELPKLKHIVMMSGAEPIDHPMVITYEAFLEKGANVTEKAFFERLDALEPQGLATLIYTSGTTGPPKGVMLSHKNLTWTADSARELVGGNANDVMLSYLPLSHIAEQMFSIHAALTIGGGVYFAESIEKVPENLKEVQPTLFFGVPRIWEKFYAGVTGKLKDAKGAKKALVEWAMDVARDANALKMRGQEPSGVLALQYKLAQKLVFQKLKTAIGMSRARVCVSGAAPIAKDVLEFFLGLDIIVSEVYGQSEDTGPTSFGVPGNIRLGSVGTKLKGIEVKIAEDGEILVKGPNVFLGYYKEPEATAETLQDGWLHSGDLGKFDSDGFLWITGRKKEIIITAGGKNITPKNIEESLKSNPPIVDAVVIGDRRKFLTALIVIDPVRAAEIAGTPDANLTTLRENPAVIAAVQKGVDDANKTLARVETVKKFHVTHRAFTIEDGELTPTLKIKRRVVYQNFAAEIDKLYEGANNAD